A window of Ignavibacterium sp. contains these coding sequences:
- a CDS encoding DUF4397 domain-containing protein: MKIPYKHLMLLVFLYLTTVFFAGCVDTSVNPIPSSIDYSSQMKVVNLATGAGSATLTLNGQSLGAVSFGGELPGPQAAFLTIPSGSKTLVASFDNGSSKSFRFSATTDYKFRAFLVGSAADTAGPSLVLVNQRYIWQTKDSENGKPLFPADTAWISVFNGSPDIVINSIKIGANENEFSTPLETGKNSSYLKNASGNFTIEITYNDTQTLSFSYDLSAKSRYTIALYDESANLKYAVLLDD, from the coding sequence TACCTTACAAACATCTAATGCTGTTGGTATTTCTCTATTTAACCACAGTCTTTTTCGCTGGATGTGTGGACACGAGTGTGAATCCAATTCCCAGCAGCATCGACTATTCCAGTCAAATGAAGGTTGTTAATCTTGCAACCGGAGCTGGCTCAGCAACTTTGACTCTTAATGGACAGTCTCTAGGAGCAGTTTCATTTGGAGGTGAATTGCCAGGTCCTCAGGCGGCATTTTTAACAATTCCATCGGGAAGCAAAACTCTCGTTGCTTCATTTGATAATGGAAGTTCCAAATCATTCAGATTCTCTGCAACAACTGATTATAAGTTCAGAGCATTTCTCGTAGGTAGTGCAGCAGACACTGCTGGTCCTTCGCTTGTACTTGTTAATCAACGATATATCTGGCAAACAAAAGATTCTGAAAATGGCAAACCATTATTTCCAGCAGATACTGCCTGGATATCCGTATTCAATGGTTCACCGGATATTGTTATAAACAGCATAAAAATTGGAGCTAATGAAAATGAGTTCTCTACTCCATTAGAGACAGGAAAGAACTCTTCATATCTGAAGAATGCATCGGGTAATTTCACAATAGAAATAACTTATAATGATACACAAACTCTTAGCTTCAGCTATGATTTAAGCGCAAAGAGCAGATATACAATCGCTTTGTATGATGAATCTGCTAATTTAAAATATGCTGTTTTACTTGATGACTAA